From Nilaparvata lugens isolate BPH chromosome 7, ASM1435652v1, whole genome shotgun sequence, one genomic window encodes:
- the LOC111049391 gene encoding uncharacterized protein LOC111049391 isoform X1: MDSMKRLFVIFLMLSYGTLYTSQNTPDSNESDEDSAEAITKTPSEQDMNLKLLETIEREQIGNLTGRLIEQFIDKVTDEINSIEKELHDHRRNLLHSGWELLARRLAGTVFLLEQSSCSEKLGKKVKNVLLEGRGYIRNCAANHDVMRGFKDWVRFTLEMLQDLQNKFKTDVEQCRNKNQKRSVEDCFVRLFHYNENRKIQFRRDIFQRFKESAHTANDNLEENWFKCTVRCMGAAKKTNDILEKMIKLQLTESDTFSDCDMFSGVISPAFKIRPHESGLEPYFREIKGASLIRLEDPYHVFMTDF; encoded by the coding sequence AACACTCCTGATAGCAATGAATCAGACGAGGATAGTGCTGAAGCTATTACAAAGACGCCCTCCGAGCAGGATATGAACCTCAAGCTTCTAGAAACCATAGAGAGGGAGCAGATTGGGAACTTGACAGGTCGACTAATAGAACAATTCATCGATAAAGTCACCGATGAAATTAATTCTATCGAGAAGGAGCTTCATGACCACAGGAGGAATCTACTACATTCTGGTTGGGAGCTGTTGGCCAGACGATTAGCTGGGACTGTATTCCTGTTAGAACAGAGCAGCTGCTCAGAGAAACTGGGGAAGAAGGTGAAAAATGTTTTGCTTGAGGGTAGAGGGTACATCAGGAACTGTGCTGCTAATCACGACGTGATGAGGGGATTCAAGGATTGGGTAAGGTTCACTCTTGAGATGCTCCAAGATCTACAGAATAAATTCAAGACAGATGTTGAACAATGCAGGAACAAGAACCAGAAAAGAAGTGTCGAAGACTGTTTTGTGAGGCTTTTCCACTACAACGAAAACAGGAAAATTCAGTTCAGAAGAGATATCTTTCAGAGGTTTAAAGAGAGCGCACATACGGCAAATGATAACTTGGAGGAAAACTGGTTTAAGTGTACTGTGAGGTGTATGGGCGCCGCTAAGAAAACCAATGATATTTTGGAGAAAATGATAAAACTACAGCTGACTGAATCTGATACTTTCTCGGATTGTGACATGTTTTCAGGAGTGATTTCTCCGGCATTCAAAATAAGGCCTCATGAATCTGGTCTTGAACCTTATTTCAGGGAGATTAAAGGTGCTAGTTTGATTAGATTGGAGGATCCTTATCATGTTTTCATGACTGATTTCTGA